A stretch of DNA from Mycobacterium senriense:
TGAGGAAGATCACCGGATCCACCGGGGCGGGGCCGGTCATGTCATTCATTTCGGCGATGTGATCGGCGTAGTTCTTCCCGACACACACCACCTTGCTGGCCAGAATCGGGGCGAGCAGCCGGACGTCGGCCAGCGGCCACGAACGGCCGGTGAAGTTCGGCGTGCCGAACGGATGTTCGGCGATCTCGCGCACGATCATCTCGGCTGGGTCGTTGAGGTCACCTTCGATACTGACGAAGGCGACACCGTCCGGGCTGGCGATTCGACCAAGGCGCATTTGGTTGAGCCTAGTGACGGTCGCGAGCGCGGCGTAGCCGGGCGTGGCGGGCCGTCACCATCCGAGCTAGTGACGGTCGCGAGCGCGGCGTAGCCGGGCGTGGCGGGCCGTCACCATCCGAGCTAGTGACGGTCGCGAGCGCGGCGTAGCCGGGCGTGGCGGGCCGTCACCATCCGAGCTAGTGACGGTCGCGAGCGCGGCGTAGCCGGGCGTGGCGGGCCGTCACGATCCGGGCCAGTGACGGTCGCGAGCGCGGCGTAGCCGGGCGTGGCGGGCAGGCACGAGCCGGGACGAAATTGGCGGCAATGACGGGCGACGGCACAAGTCCTGCACCTAAGTTTCCCGCCGGTATGCAAGCATAAAGAATGCAGTCCGACCCGGCCGCGACGCCCGAAATCGGCGCGGGCGCCCGCTGGTCGATCATGATAGTTTCGCTGCTGGCAACGGCGAGTTCGTTCCTCTTCATCAACGGCGTCGCGTTCCTCATCCCGTCGCTGCAAAGCGCGCGCGGAATCCGGCTCGACGAGGCCGGTCTGCTCGCCTCGATGCCCAGCTGGGGCATGGTGGTCACGCTGGTGCTCTGGGGATACCTGCTCGACCGGGTCGGCGAGCGGGTGGTGATGACCACGGGCTCGGCGCTCACCGCGATAGCCGCCTACGCCGCGGCGTCGGCGCATTCGCTGGTGATGATCGCCGTCTACCTGTTCCTCGGCGGTATGGCCGCCGCCAGCTGCAACACGGCCGGCGGCCGGCTGGTGTCCGCCTGGTTCCCGCCACACCAGCGCGGGCTGGCCATGGGTATCCGCCAAACCGCGCAGCCCTTGGGAATCGCCTTGGGCGCGATGATAATTCCCGAGCTCGCCGAACACGGGCCACGGGCCGGCCTCCGGTTCACCGCGCTGGCGTGCGTGTTCGGAGCGGTAGTGAGCGTCGTCGGAATAGTCGACCCGCCGCGCAAACCCCGCGCCAGTGCAAGCGATCAGGAACTCGCCAGCCCGTATCGAGGGTCGTTGACGCTGTGGCGAATTCACGCGGTGGCGGGCCTGATGATGATGCCGCAAACGGTGACGGTGACGTTCATGCTGGTGTGGCTGATCAAGAACCTGCACTGGTCGGTCGCGGCCGCCGGCGGGTTGGTCACTGTGTCGCAGCTGCTGGGTGCGCTCGGCCGCGTGGCCGTGGGCCGGTGGTCCGATCGACTCGGCTCGCGCATGCGGCCGGTGCGCTACATCGCGGCCGCCGCCGTGCTGATCTTGCTGCTGCTGGCGTGGGCCGACTACATGAACTCGCGGTGGCAGGCCGGACTGATGGTCGCCATCTCGGTGATCGCGGTGCTCGACAACGGGCTGGAGGCCACGGCCATCACCGAATTCGCCGGCCCGTACTGGAGCGGACGCGCCCTGGGCATCCAGAACACCACCCAGCGGGTGATGGCCGCCGCCGGCCCGCCGCTGTTCGGTGCGTTGATCTCGGCCGCGAAATACCCACCGGCGTGGATGTTGTGCGCGTTGTTCCCGCTGGCGGCGGTGCCGCTGGTGCCGACGCGGTTGGTGCCACCGGGTCTGGAAACTAGAGCCCGGACGCAATCCGTTCGCCGACTTCGGCGGTGGATAACTTTCCGGTCGGGCGACTGGCCAGATGGGACGCCACGGCCCGGTCCACTCGCGCGGCGGCAGCGTCTTCGCCGAGATGGGCGAGCAGCAACGCCACCGACATGATGGCGGCGGTCGGGTCGGCGATGCCCTGGCCGGCAATGTCCGGCGCACTGCCGTGGACGGGCTCGAACATCGAGGGATTGGTGCGGGTGCCGTCGATATTTCCACTGGCCGCCAAGCCAATTCCGCCGCACACCGCCGCCGACAGGTCGGTGATGATGTCGCCGAACAAGTTGTCGGTGACGATCACGTCGAAGCGGCCGGGGTCGGTGACCATGAAGATGGTCGCGGCGTCGACGTGTTGATAAGCGACCTCGACGTCGGGATAGTCGCGTCCGACTTCGGCCACGATGCGCGACCACAGCCTGCCGGCGAAGGTCAGCACGTTGGTTTTGTGCACCAGTGTCAAGTGCTTTCGGCGTCGCTGGGCCCGTTCGAACGCGTCGGCCACCACCCGGCGCACACCGAAAGCCGTGTTCTGGCTTACCTCGGTGGCGACTTCGTTGGGCGTCCCGACGCGGATGGCGCCGCCGGTGCCGGTGTAGGGCCCTTCTGTTCCCTCGCGCACCACCACGAAGTCGATCTCCGGGTTGCCGGCCAGCGGGCTGTTCACTCCCGGATACAGCCGGCCCGGCCGCAGGTTGATGTGATGGTCCAGCTCGAAACGCAGGCGCAGCAACAACCCTCGTTCCAGCACGCCGCTGGGCACCGACGGGTCACCAATAGCCCCGAGCAGAATGGCATCGTGCGCGCGCAGCTCGTCGACGACCGAGTCCGGCAGTAGCTCACCGGTGGCGTGATAGCGCCGCGCACCCAGGTCGTAGCTGGTCTTGTCCGCCCCGGGCAGCACCGTATCCAGGACCTTGATGGCCTCGGAAACGACTTCGGGCCCGATCCCGTCACCCTCGATCACCGCCAACTTCATCGGCGCCGCTCTCCCCCGCAAGCGGGAGGTGCCCCCACCTCATCGCTCCAATTCTTCTTGTCGCCGGCGCACTTCACGACAGATCAACCACCTCAAGCTTGTTGGCGCCGACGGCCGCACCGATTTCGGCCCGCACGTCACGCGGCACGTCGCGGTCCAGGCGCAGCAGGATCGTCGCACCCGGGCCCTCGGCGTCCTCGGAGAGTTGCGCGGCTTCGATGTTCACCCCGGCCGAACCCAGCAGGGTGCCGATCTTGCCCAGCGCGCCGGGCTGGTCGACGTAGTTGATCACCAGGTTGGTGCCCCGGGCGCGCAGATCGAAGTTGCGCCCGTTGATCTGCACGATCTTCTCCACCAGCTGCGGCCCGGACAAGGTGCCGGCGACGTTGACGACGGTGCCGTCGTGCGCAACCGCGCGGACGTCGACCACGCTGCGGTGGTTCGGGCTCTCCGACGCGGTGCCGATTTCGGCGGTGATGCCGCGTTCTTCGGCCAGCGCCGGGGCGTTGACGAAGGTCACCGGCCCCTCGACGACGGCCGAGAACAACCCTCGCAGCGCCGAAAGTTTAAGCACCT
This window harbors:
- a CDS encoding 3-isopropylmalate dehydrogenase encodes the protein MKLAVIEGDGIGPEVVSEAIKVLDTVLPGADKTSYDLGARRYHATGELLPDSVVDELRAHDAILLGAIGDPSVPSGVLERGLLLRLRFELDHHINLRPGRLYPGVNSPLAGNPEIDFVVVREGTEGPYTGTGGAIRVGTPNEVATEVSQNTAFGVRRVVADAFERAQRRRKHLTLVHKTNVLTFAGRLWSRIVAEVGRDYPDVEVAYQHVDAATIFMVTDPGRFDVIVTDNLFGDIITDLSAAVCGGIGLAASGNIDGTRTNPSMFEPVHGSAPDIAGQGIADPTAAIMSVALLLAHLGEDAAAARVDRAVASHLASRPTGKLSTAEVGERIASGL